From Rhodococcus antarcticus, the proteins below share one genomic window:
- the pheA gene encoding prephenate dehydratase — MQRIAYLGPAGTFTEAAVRTLVDPDAVELVPAATPPAAMELVRQGRVDAACVPIESSVEGPVPTTIDALATGTRLQIVAEAVLPVRFSVLVRPGTTAVRTVHTHPHAAAQVQQWLAAELGGAVLTLTSSTAAAAEDVAAGRADAAVSTALVGERLGLVALAVDVADVRDAETRFVLLTTPCAPPEPTGHDRTSVVLQLANTPGALVTAMAELALRGIDLTRIESRPTRTGLGTYRFFLDCTGHVSDPLVAEALAALHRRCEDVRFLGSWPAASPDAGTVPPDPAGSRGWVAGLGGGRG, encoded by the coding sequence GTGCAGCGCATCGCCTACCTGGGCCCGGCCGGGACGTTCACCGAGGCCGCGGTCCGCACGCTGGTGGACCCGGACGCGGTGGAGCTGGTGCCCGCCGCCACCCCGCCCGCGGCGATGGAGCTGGTGCGCCAGGGGCGGGTCGACGCCGCGTGCGTTCCCATCGAGAGCTCGGTGGAGGGGCCGGTACCCACCACGATCGACGCCCTGGCCACCGGGACCCGGCTGCAGATCGTCGCCGAGGCCGTCCTGCCGGTGCGGTTCTCGGTGCTCGTCCGCCCCGGGACCACGGCCGTGCGGACGGTCCACACCCATCCGCACGCCGCCGCGCAGGTGCAGCAGTGGCTCGCCGCCGAGCTGGGAGGGGCGGTGCTCACCCTGACGTCGTCGACCGCGGCGGCTGCTGAGGACGTGGCGGCCGGGCGGGCCGACGCGGCCGTGTCCACCGCGCTGGTCGGCGAGCGGCTGGGCCTGGTCGCCCTGGCGGTGGACGTGGCCGACGTCCGAGACGCCGAGACGCGGTTCGTGCTGCTCACGACCCCGTGCGCCCCCCCGGAACCGACCGGGCACGACCGGACGTCGGTGGTGCTGCAGCTGGCCAACACCCCGGGGGCCCTCGTCACGGCGATGGCGGAGCTCGCCCTGCGGGGCATCGACCTCACCCGCATCGAGAGCCGGCCCACCCGGACCGGCCTGGGCACCTACCGCTTCTTCCTCGACTGCACCGGGCACGTGTCCGACCCCCTCGTCGCCGAGGCCCTGGCCGCGCTGCACCGGCGGTGCGAGGACGTGCGCTTCCTCGGGTCCTGGCCCGCGGCGAGCCCGGACGCCGGCACCGTGCCACCCGATCCCGCGGGCTCCCGCGGCTGGGTGGCCGGGCTCGGCGGGGGGCGGGGATGA
- a CDS encoding LCP family protein, whose product MPPARPRRKRRWGRRLGVVALVLLLALGGFTWFLDAKLNRVAALVDYAGRPAATSGTNWLLVGSDSRADLSPEQQAALSTGDTGGSRTDTIMLLHKPSSGASTLVSIPRDSYLDIPGHGRNKVNAAFSIGGPQLLVQTVERATGLRIQHYAEVGFGGFAGVVDAVGGVTMCLPNAIDDPAAGINLAAGCQQLTGAQALGYVRTRHTFANQDLTRIANQRAFLTALFAKASSPSTFLNPFRFLPLATQGVGSLTVDSGDHVWNLAGLGLSISSGDLVNTTVPVGGTPNVPGAGSVVEWDRAKAQQFFGALAADRPLPADLVSGG is encoded by the coding sequence GTGCCCCCTGCGCGGCCGCGGAGGAAGCGGCGCTGGGGCCGTCGCCTGGGCGTCGTCGCCCTGGTGCTGCTGCTCGCCCTCGGTGGGTTCACCTGGTTCCTCGACGCCAAGCTGAACCGGGTCGCCGCCCTGGTGGACTACGCCGGCCGGCCGGCCGCCACCTCGGGCACGAACTGGCTGCTCGTCGGCTCCGACAGCCGCGCCGACCTGTCCCCCGAGCAGCAGGCGGCGTTGTCCACCGGGGACACCGGGGGCAGCCGGACCGACACGATCATGCTGCTGCACAAGCCGAGCAGCGGGGCGTCGACCCTGGTCAGCATCCCGCGCGACTCCTACCTCGACATCCCCGGCCACGGCAGGAACAAGGTCAACGCCGCGTTCTCCATCGGTGGGCCGCAGCTGCTGGTGCAGACCGTGGAGCGGGCCACGGGGCTGCGCATCCAGCACTACGCCGAGGTGGGCTTCGGCGGGTTCGCCGGGGTGGTCGACGCCGTGGGCGGGGTGACCATGTGCCTGCCCAACGCCATCGACGACCCCGCGGCCGGCATCAACCTCGCCGCCGGGTGCCAGCAGCTCACCGGCGCGCAGGCCCTGGGCTACGTCCGCACCCGACACACCTTCGCCAACCAGGACCTCACCCGCATCGCCAACCAGCGCGCGTTCCTCACCGCGCTGTTCGCCAAGGCCAGCAGCCCCAGCACCTTCCTCAACCCGTTCCGGTTCCTGCCGCTGGCCACCCAGGGCGTCGGCTCGCTGACCGTCGACTCCGGTGACCACGTGTGGAACCTCGCCGGGCTCGGGCTCTCCATCAGCAGCGGCGACCTCGTGAACACCACCGTGCCCGTGGGCGGCACCCCCAACGTGCCCGGCGCCGGATCGGTGGTGGAGTGGGACCGAGCGAAGGCTCAGCAGTTCTTCGGCGCGCTCGCGGCCGACCGCCCGCTGCCGGCCGACCTGGTGTCCGGGGGCTGA
- the arcA gene encoding arginine deiminase produces MVDSEVGALRTVMLHRPGAELQRLTPRNNDQLLFDGVPWVSRAQEEHDAFAEVLRGRGVEVLLLAEVLTEALAVDAARAVGVAAAVDALRLGHGLADALSAHLLDVSPAELADVLTAGMTFDELPVAERTAGVSLVRRMHHGSDFVVDPLPNLMFTRDSSVWVGDRVAITSLALPARRRETSLTDLIYAHHPRFAGTARAYGHAQAPVEGGDVLLLAPGVLAIGVGERTTPAGAESFARSAFADGLAHTVLAVPIAQERASMHLDTVCTMVDRDAVVMYPAIQDTLSAFTIRADGDHVTVAGPAPFVEAAADAMGIDKLRVIDTGLDPVTAEREQWDDGNNTLAVAPGVVVAYERNVRTNARLEDAGIEVLPIAGSELGSGRGGPRCMSCPVSRDPLD; encoded by the coding sequence ATGGTCGACTCCGAGGTGGGCGCTCTGCGCACGGTGATGCTCCACCGGCCCGGGGCGGAGCTGCAGCGGCTCACCCCCCGCAACAACGACCAGCTGCTCTTCGACGGGGTCCCGTGGGTCTCGCGCGCCCAGGAGGAGCACGACGCCTTCGCCGAGGTGCTGCGCGGCCGCGGGGTCGAGGTGCTGCTGCTGGCGGAGGTGCTGACCGAGGCCCTCGCCGTGGACGCGGCCCGGGCCGTGGGTGTCGCTGCCGCCGTCGACGCGCTCCGGCTCGGTCACGGCCTCGCCGATGCGCTCTCCGCCCACCTGCTCGACGTCTCCCCGGCCGAGCTCGCCGACGTGCTCACCGCGGGCATGACCTTCGACGAGCTCCCGGTCGCGGAGCGCACGGCCGGGGTGTCGCTGGTGCGGCGGATGCACCACGGCAGCGACTTCGTGGTCGACCCGCTGCCCAACCTGATGTTCACCCGCGACAGCTCGGTGTGGGTGGGCGACCGGGTGGCGATCACCTCCCTGGCCCTGCCCGCCCGCCGGCGGGAGACCTCGCTGACCGACCTCATCTACGCCCACCACCCGCGCTTCGCCGGCACCGCCCGCGCGTACGGCCACGCCCAGGCCCCGGTCGAGGGTGGCGACGTGCTGCTGCTCGCCCCCGGGGTCCTGGCCATCGGGGTCGGCGAGCGCACCACCCCGGCCGGGGCCGAGTCCTTCGCGCGCAGCGCCTTCGCCGACGGTCTCGCGCACACGGTGCTCGCGGTCCCCATCGCGCAGGAGCGGGCCTCGATGCACCTGGACACCGTGTGCACCATGGTCGACCGCGATGCCGTGGTCATGTACCCGGCCATCCAGGACACCTTGTCCGCCTTCACCATCCGCGCGGACGGCGACCACGTCACCGTCGCAGGTCCGGCCCCCTTCGTCGAGGCCGCGGCGGACGCCATGGGCATCGACAAGCTCAGGGTCATCGACACCGGGCTCGATCCGGTCACCGCCGAGCGCGAGCAGTGGGACGACGGCAACAACACCCTCGCGGTCGCGCCCGGAGTGGTCGTCGCCTACGAGCGCAACGTGCGCACCAACGCCCGGCTGGAGGACGCCGGCATCGAGGTGCTGCCCATCGCCGGGTCCGAGCTGGGCTCCGGCCGGGGCGGTCCGCGCTGCATGTCCTGCCCGGTCTCCCGCGACCCGCTCGACTGA
- a CDS encoding CPBP family intramembrane glutamic endopeptidase gives MVLAAWLQPPRSDVAVVTDPRERRGLWIEVTLVLLVTLGMSGLRSLVSLLDSLASTVPLAQQTVAINVPQARAGYLDLVGQLLSVTRLVAWGALGIFLLWRSRFTLASLGLDRTRPGRDGAWGAGLAALVGIPGLGLYLVARALDLNLNVAPSTLNSAWWTVPVLVLSAAANAWAEEALIVAYLLTRLRQLGAGGNGSLLASAVLRGSYHLYQGFGGFVGNVVLGLVFGRLWQRTGRLWPLVVGHTIIDVVAFVGYALLAPHVSWL, from the coding sequence ATCGTGCTCGCCGCCTGGCTCCAACCACCCCGCTCGGACGTGGCCGTGGTCACCGACCCCCGGGAGCGGCGCGGGCTCTGGATCGAGGTGACCCTCGTCCTGCTCGTCACGCTGGGCATGTCCGGGCTGCGCAGCCTCGTCTCGCTGCTGGACTCCCTGGCCTCCACCGTCCCGCTCGCGCAGCAGACGGTCGCGATCAACGTGCCGCAGGCCCGGGCGGGCTACCTCGACCTCGTGGGCCAGCTGCTCTCCGTCACCCGGCTCGTGGCCTGGGGCGCGCTCGGCATCTTCCTGCTGTGGCGGAGCCGGTTCACCCTGGCCTCGCTGGGCCTCGACCGCACCCGGCCGGGTCGCGACGGCGCGTGGGGCGCCGGGCTCGCCGCGCTCGTCGGGATCCCCGGGCTCGGGCTCTACCTGGTGGCCCGGGCGCTCGACCTCAACCTGAACGTCGCCCCGAGCACGCTGAACAGCGCCTGGTGGACGGTCCCGGTCCTCGTGCTGTCGGCCGCGGCGAACGCGTGGGCGGAGGAGGCGCTCATCGTCGCCTACCTGCTCACCCGGCTGCGGCAGCTCGGGGCCGGGGGGAACGGCTCGCTGCTCGCCTCGGCGGTGCTGCGCGGCAGCTACCACCTCTACCAGGGCTTCGGCGGGTTCGTGGGCAACGTGGTGCTGGGGCTGGTGTTCGGCCGCCTCTGGCAGCGCACCGGGCGGCTGTGGCCGCTGGTGGTGGGTCACACCATCATCGACGTGGTGGCCTTCGTGGGGTACGCGCTGCTCGCACCCCACGTCAGCTGGCTGTAG
- a CDS encoding glycoside hydrolase family 15 protein, giving the protein MTVREQQEQSLIEDYALVGDLHTVALVSRRGSVDWLCLPRFDSGACFAALLGGEQHGHWQIAPTAEVLSCTRSYRGETLVLDTEMTTSTGTVRLTDAMPPRDVCVDLVRMVEVLDGEVELELRWTVRYDYGSVVPWVRHLGLHGPGDDGDERIEAIAGPDAVVLRGSVLPAPVDSEQVHAVTFTLRAGERMSWSMQWFSSVDERPPAVDVAARIRDTLDFWEGWSAHGSYSGPYRDAVHRSLLTLKALTYAPSGGIVAAPTTSLPEVLGGERNWDYRYCWLRDATLTLTALAGDGYLEEAAAWREWLLRAIAGSPTNLQILYGVMGERQHPEWEATWLPGYGASSPVRIGNAAAGQLQLDVYGEVMEALYLARVKGLDDSELAWSLQRALIEHLAGIWQSEDQGIWEVRGPARHFTHSRVMVWVAFDRAVRTVEEFGVEGPVDRWREIRDAVHAEVCDQGWNSEVGAFTQYYGGTELDAAVLLIPSVGFLSGDDERVVSTVDAIGRSLRHGDVVDRYTTGETQGGDGLSGKEGAFLACSFWFVDALVLTGRADEGRAMFENLLLLANDVGLLAEEYDPVARRLLGNFPQAFSHLALVNSALLLDGPGPRARVSAAGA; this is encoded by the coding sequence GTGACCGTGCGGGAGCAGCAGGAGCAGTCGTTGATCGAGGACTACGCCCTGGTGGGGGACCTGCACACCGTCGCGCTGGTCAGCCGCCGCGGGTCCGTCGACTGGTTGTGCCTGCCGCGCTTCGACTCCGGGGCGTGCTTCGCGGCGCTGCTCGGCGGCGAGCAGCACGGGCACTGGCAGATCGCGCCCACGGCCGAGGTCCTCTCCTGCACGCGCTCCTACCGTGGCGAGACCCTGGTGCTCGACACCGAGATGACCACGTCGACGGGGACGGTCCGCCTCACCGACGCCATGCCCCCGCGGGACGTCTGCGTGGACCTCGTGCGCATGGTGGAGGTGCTCGACGGCGAGGTGGAGCTCGAGCTGCGCTGGACCGTGCGCTACGACTACGGCTCGGTGGTCCCCTGGGTGCGCCACCTCGGCCTGCACGGGCCGGGCGACGACGGTGACGAGCGCATCGAAGCCATCGCGGGGCCGGACGCGGTGGTGCTGCGCGGTTCGGTGCTGCCGGCGCCGGTGGACTCCGAGCAGGTGCACGCCGTCACGTTCACGCTGCGGGCCGGCGAGCGGATGAGCTGGTCGATGCAGTGGTTCTCCTCCGTCGACGAGCGCCCGCCCGCCGTGGACGTGGCGGCCCGGATCCGCGACACGCTGGACTTCTGGGAGGGGTGGTCGGCCCACGGCTCGTACTCCGGGCCGTACCGCGACGCCGTGCACCGCTCGCTGCTCACCCTGAAGGCGCTGACCTACGCGCCGAGCGGGGGCATCGTCGCGGCGCCCACCACCTCGCTGCCGGAGGTCCTCGGGGGGGAGCGCAACTGGGACTACCGGTACTGCTGGCTGCGGGACGCCACCCTCACCCTCACGGCGCTGGCCGGCGACGGCTACCTGGAGGAGGCCGCGGCCTGGCGGGAGTGGCTGCTGCGCGCCATCGCCGGCTCGCCCACCAACCTGCAGATCCTCTACGGCGTGATGGGCGAGCGGCAGCACCCGGAGTGGGAGGCCACCTGGTTGCCCGGCTACGGCGCCTCCAGCCCGGTGCGCATCGGCAACGCGGCCGCCGGCCAGCTGCAGCTCGACGTCTACGGCGAGGTGATGGAGGCGCTGTACCTGGCGCGGGTGAAGGGCCTGGACGACTCCGAGCTGGCCTGGAGCCTGCAGCGCGCGCTGATCGAGCACCTGGCCGGGATCTGGCAGAGCGAGGACCAGGGCATCTGGGAGGTGCGCGGCCCGGCCCGGCACTTCACCCACTCCCGGGTGATGGTGTGGGTGGCCTTCGACCGGGCCGTGCGCACGGTGGAGGAGTTCGGGGTCGAGGGCCCGGTCGACCGCTGGCGCGAGATCCGCGACGCCGTGCACGCGGAGGTGTGCGACCAGGGCTGGAACTCCGAGGTGGGCGCGTTCACCCAGTACTACGGCGGCACCGAGCTCGATGCGGCGGTGCTGCTCATCCCCAGCGTGGGTTTCCTGTCCGGGGACGACGAGCGGGTGGTGTCCACGGTCGACGCAATTGGCCGCAGCCTGCGGCACGGGGACGTGGTGGACCGCTACACCACCGGGGAGACGCAGGGCGGCGACGGCCTCTCCGGCAAGGAGGGCGCCTTCCTGGCCTGCTCGTTCTGGTTCGTGGACGCGCTGGTGCTGACCGGGCGGGCGGACGAGGGGCGGGCGATGTTCGAGAACCTGCTGCTGCTGGCCAACGACGTGGGGCTGCTCGCCGAGGAGTACGACCCGGTGGCCCGCCGGCTGCTCGGCAACTTCCCGCAGGCGTTCAGCCACCTGGCGCTGGTGAACTCCGCGCTGCTGCTCGACGGTCCCGGCCCCCGGGCGAGGGTCTCGGCGGCCGGTGCGTGA
- a CDS encoding TMEM165/GDT1 family protein: protein MITLSVLLTTFVVVFPVELPDKTLVATLVLTTRYRRPRAVLAGVVLAFAVQVVIAVAFGSALGLLPARVVAGVVALLFAVGAFLLLREGFGAADDDEAEQAAAGREQLPWWRISLTSFGVLFAAEWGDASQLAVAALAASYRNPLSVGLGAWFALALVATIAVVVGTRVAGRLPVQLIQRVAGAVFAVFAVVALVELVRR, encoded by the coding sequence GTGATCACCCTCTCCGTCCTGCTCACGACGTTCGTCGTGGTCTTCCCGGTCGAGCTGCCCGACAAGACGCTCGTGGCCACGCTCGTGCTCACCACCCGCTACCGCCGCCCCCGGGCCGTGCTGGCGGGGGTGGTGCTCGCCTTCGCTGTGCAGGTGGTCATCGCGGTGGCCTTCGGCAGCGCGCTGGGCCTGCTGCCCGCCCGGGTGGTCGCCGGTGTCGTCGCCCTGCTGTTCGCCGTCGGGGCGTTCCTGCTGCTGCGCGAGGGCTTCGGCGCGGCCGACGACGACGAGGCCGAGCAGGCCGCCGCCGGGAGGGAGCAGCTGCCCTGGTGGCGGATCTCGCTGACCAGCTTCGGCGTGCTGTTCGCCGCGGAGTGGGGCGACGCGTCCCAGCTCGCCGTGGCGGCGCTCGCGGCGAGCTACCGCAACCCGCTCTCGGTGGGGCTCGGGGCGTGGTTCGCGCTGGCGCTGGTCGCGACGATCGCCGTCGTCGTCGGGACCAGGGTCGCCGGCCGGCTGCCCGTGCAGCTCATCCAGCGGGTCGCCGGGGCGGTGTTCGCGGTGTTCGCCGTGGTCGCGCTGGTCGAGCTCGTCCGCCGGTGA
- a CDS encoding NDMA-dependent alcohol dehydrogenase, whose protein sequence is MKTKGAILWGTNQPWSVEEIEVGDPQAGEVMVQLAASGLCHSDEHLVTGGTPIEMPVLGGHEGSGVVIKVGAGVTGLKEGDHVVTAFIPACGQCPPCSNGHQNLCDLGAALLSGKAISDGTNRVTAKGQGVQTMCLLGTFSPYITVHQASVVKIEPDIPLEVAALVGCGVTTGWGSATKVADVRPGENVVIMGAGGVGMNAVQGAAAAGAKRVMVIDPVEAKREWAMEFGATHTYASAEEALVGVNELTWGRMAEKVIITVGDIQGENVQEALSLTGKGGRTVVTGMGQAANMDVKLSLFELTLLQKDLQGAIFGGSNPRAEIPALLSLYQEGQLKLDGLVTKTYKLEDINDGYQDMRDGKNIRGMVLYSDADR, encoded by the coding sequence ATGAAGACCAAAGGCGCGATCCTGTGGGGCACCAACCAGCCGTGGTCGGTCGAGGAGATCGAGGTCGGCGACCCCCAGGCCGGTGAGGTGATGGTCCAGCTGGCCGCCTCCGGGCTGTGCCACTCCGACGAGCACCTCGTCACCGGCGGCACGCCGATCGAGATGCCTGTGCTCGGCGGGCACGAGGGCTCCGGCGTGGTCATCAAGGTGGGTGCCGGCGTCACCGGCCTGAAGGAGGGCGACCACGTCGTCACCGCCTTCATCCCCGCGTGCGGGCAGTGTCCGCCGTGCTCCAACGGCCACCAGAACCTGTGCGACCTCGGTGCGGCGCTGCTGAGCGGCAAGGCCATCTCCGACGGCACCAACCGCGTCACGGCCAAGGGCCAGGGCGTCCAGACGATGTGCCTGCTGGGCACGTTCTCCCCGTACATCACCGTGCACCAGGCGTCCGTGGTGAAGATCGAGCCGGACATCCCGCTCGAGGTCGCCGCGCTGGTCGGCTGCGGCGTCACCACCGGCTGGGGCTCGGCCACCAAGGTCGCCGACGTCCGTCCCGGCGAGAACGTAGTGATCATGGGCGCCGGCGGTGTCGGCATGAACGCCGTGCAGGGTGCGGCCGCGGCCGGGGCCAAGCGGGTCATGGTCATCGACCCGGTGGAGGCCAAGCGCGAGTGGGCCATGGAGTTCGGTGCCACCCACACCTACGCCAGCGCCGAGGAGGCCTTGGTCGGCGTCAACGAGCTCACCTGGGGCCGGATGGCGGAGAAGGTCATCATCACCGTCGGCGACATCCAGGGCGAGAACGTCCAGGAGGCCCTCAGCCTCACCGGCAAGGGCGGTCGCACCGTCGTCACCGGCATGGGGCAGGCCGCGAACATGGACGTCAAGCTCAGCCTGTTCGAGCTCACCCTGCTGCAGAAGGACCTGCAGGGCGCCATCTTCGGCGGCTCCAACCCCCGCGCAGAGATCCCCGCGCTGCTCTCGCTGTACCAGGAGGGCCAGCTCAAGCTGGACGGGCTCGTGACCAAGACCTACAAGCTCGAGGACATCAACGACGGCTACCAGGACATGCGCGACGGAAAGAACATCCGCGGCATGGTGCTCTACAGCGACGCCGACCGCTGA
- a CDS encoding ferritin, with amino-acid sequence MTATNVTAIDPGTRFHELLREQVRNEFTASQQYVAVAVYFDDADLPQLAAHFYAQALEERNHAMMMIQYLLDNDVPARVPGVGDVQSEFTDVREPVALALAQEKTVTAQITRLARCARDDGDYLGEQFVQWFLKEQVEEVASMTTLLTIVDRAGDNLFHVEDYVAREMAGGEAVDSGAPRAAGGAV; translated from the coding sequence ATGACGGCGACCAACGTGACGGCGATCGACCCGGGCACCCGGTTCCACGAGCTCCTGCGCGAGCAGGTCCGCAACGAGTTCACCGCCTCGCAGCAGTACGTGGCGGTCGCCGTGTACTTCGACGACGCCGACCTCCCGCAGCTGGCCGCGCACTTCTACGCGCAGGCCCTCGAGGAGCGCAACCACGCGATGATGATGATCCAGTACCTGCTGGACAACGACGTGCCGGCCCGCGTGCCCGGCGTCGGGGACGTGCAGAGCGAGTTCACCGACGTCCGCGAGCCGGTCGCTCTCGCCCTGGCCCAGGAGAAGACCGTCACCGCGCAGATCACCCGCCTGGCCCGGTGCGCCCGCGACGACGGCGACTACCTCGGCGAGCAGTTCGTGCAGTGGTTCCTCAAGGAGCAGGTGGAGGAGGTGGCCTCGATGACCACGCTGCTGACCATCGTCGACCGCGCCGGGGACAACCTGTTCCACGTCGAGGACTACGTCGCCCGCGAGATGGCCGGCGGCGAGGCCGTGGACTCCGGCGCCCCCCGGGCCGCGGGCGGCGCGGTCTAG
- a CDS encoding DUF5926 family protein encodes MAKKSGRKAGPRPGSVKEPRRARPVTPDPVSRPFEGLAAECDLVALREFVPSATATLTLAGDGRPVLLGTVLPMASAALVRDDAGEGLGMVGLQVQQVPGADLSRDLGAALQFARTANPGESLESVGGTVEAPRLQDLLVLDVPLEVTVHDDFGWWVPGDEPPMGEVALSLERANEAIMPTALVRADGVRSAWWVDAGEKAHLRWVRPEDEDALMMALARVHASGALTLGEGSRFAGSFRAHGLLVPVFDLDREMHAQEWAAATAVLGSALDEALAVDGPLTPAQRRSRDGLRARQVTIR; translated from the coding sequence GTGGCGAAGAAGAGTGGACGCAAGGCTGGACCCCGACCCGGATCGGTGAAGGAGCCCCGCCGTGCGCGGCCGGTCACCCCCGACCCCGTGAGCCGGCCGTTCGAGGGCCTGGCCGCGGAGTGCGACCTCGTCGCGCTGCGCGAGTTCGTCCCCTCGGCCACCGCCACGCTGACCCTGGCCGGCGACGGGCGGCCCGTGCTGCTCGGCACCGTCCTCCCGATGGCCTCGGCCGCCCTGGTCCGTGACGACGCCGGCGAGGGCCTCGGGATGGTGGGCCTGCAGGTGCAGCAGGTGCCCGGTGCGGACCTCAGCCGCGACCTCGGTGCGGCCCTGCAGTTCGCCCGCACGGCCAACCCCGGGGAGTCCCTGGAGTCGGTCGGCGGCACGGTCGAGGCCCCGCGGCTGCAGGACCTGCTCGTGCTGGACGTGCCGCTCGAGGTCACCGTGCACGACGACTTCGGCTGGTGGGTGCCCGGCGACGAGCCGCCGATGGGTGAGGTGGCGCTGAGCCTCGAGCGGGCGAACGAGGCGATCATGCCGACCGCGCTGGTGCGGGCCGACGGTGTGCGCAGCGCGTGGTGGGTGGACGCGGGGGAGAAGGCCCACCTGCGCTGGGTCCGCCCCGAGGACGAGGACGCCCTCATGATGGCCCTGGCCCGGGTGCACGCGTCCGGGGCGCTGACGCTGGGCGAGGGTTCCCGCTTCGCCGGGTCCTTCCGCGCGCACGGGCTGCTCGTGCCGGTGTTCGACCTCGACCGCGAGATGCACGCGCAGGAGTGGGCCGCGGCGACGGCCGTGCTCGGTTCCGCCCTGGACGAGGCGCTCGCCGTGGACGGTCCCCTCACCCCCGCCCAGCGCCGATCTCGGGACGGGCTGCGCGCCCGCCAGGTGACCATCCGTTGA
- a CDS encoding septum formation family protein: MSTSRRSPAPSAPRSSAQTTRSVLVMLAVGALLAAGAAVLSGATAPVAAAGPALAAEQGIARDGTPAEKAFAGARAGSCLTWTAADASDITATSCADPHLFEVAADVDLSVYPGAEFGPDAPLPGALRLAALRAEICTPAVQTYLDQKFDPYGAFTVGLINPGQAAWRAGERTLACGLQNVGRSTTPFPVTGRVADTDQSDVTQVGTCLGIDATLPTDPVDCARPHASETIAVVDLAAQFPGGFPSTADQDAYLTTTCAVASDAFTGAADGAAAKGLAVFWDNVRYESWTAGSTRVNCSVGQELAAGGFAPVTGDSRGKVVVGQQAAPPATAPAPGPASTPALPAAPTAAPLDGGRTPVAPGGG, from the coding sequence ATGTCCACGTCCAGGCGCTCCCCCGCGCCGAGCGCACCGCGGTCCTCCGCGCAGACCACGCGCTCGGTGCTGGTGATGCTCGCGGTGGGAGCGTTGCTGGCTGCCGGCGCCGCGGTGCTCTCCGGCGCCACGGCACCGGTCGCGGCAGCCGGCCCCGCTCTCGCGGCCGAGCAGGGGATCGCGCGCGACGGCACGCCGGCGGAGAAGGCGTTCGCGGGGGCTCGGGCGGGGAGCTGCCTGACCTGGACCGCCGCCGACGCCAGCGACATCACGGCCACGAGCTGCGCCGATCCGCACCTGTTCGAGGTGGCCGCCGACGTCGACCTCAGCGTCTACCCGGGGGCCGAGTTCGGGCCGGACGCGCCTCTGCCCGGAGCGTTGCGGCTGGCGGCGCTGCGCGCGGAGATCTGCACTCCCGCGGTGCAGACGTACCTCGACCAGAAGTTCGACCCCTACGGCGCGTTCACCGTAGGACTGATCAACCCGGGCCAGGCCGCCTGGCGAGCCGGGGAGCGCACCTTGGCCTGCGGGCTGCAGAACGTGGGTCGCTCCACCACGCCGTTCCCCGTCACGGGCAGGGTCGCCGACACCGACCAGTCCGACGTCACGCAGGTGGGCACCTGCCTGGGCATCGACGCGACGCTGCCGACCGACCCGGTGGACTGCGCTCGACCGCACGCCTCGGAGACCATCGCCGTGGTCGACCTCGCCGCCCAGTTCCCCGGTGGCTTCCCCAGCACCGCCGACCAGGACGCCTACCTCACCACGACGTGCGCGGTGGCCTCGGACGCCTTCACCGGTGCTGCCGACGGAGCCGCGGCCAAGGGGCTCGCCGTGTTCTGGGACAACGTCCGCTACGAGAGCTGGACGGCCGGCAGCACGCGGGTGAACTGCTCGGTGGGCCAGGAGCTGGCCGCGGGCGGGTTCGCCCCCGTGACCGGTGACTCGCGGGGCAAGGTGGTGGTGGGCCAGCAGGCCGCGCCGCCGGCCACCGCCCCGGCCCCCGGCCCGGCGAGCACCCCAGCACTCCCCGCCGCGCCGACGGCGGCACCGCTGGACGGCGGCCGCACCCCGGTCGCACCCGGCGGGGGCTGA
- a CDS encoding metallopeptidase family protein, producing the protein MPVVMDEQRFDELVSDALDLVPARLAAAMDNVVVLVAERHPEEPDLLGLYEGIALTDRDSTYGGVLPDTITVFRGALLDHCGDEAEVVREVAITVVHEIAHHFGIAEERLHELGWG; encoded by the coding sequence GTGCCGGTGGTCATGGACGAGCAGCGCTTCGACGAGCTCGTCTCCGACGCCCTGGACCTCGTGCCGGCCCGGCTGGCCGCGGCCATGGACAACGTGGTGGTGCTGGTCGCCGAGCGGCACCCCGAGGAACCGGACCTGCTCGGGCTGTACGAGGGGATCGCGCTGACCGACCGCGACTCCACCTACGGCGGGGTGCTGCCCGACACGATCACGGTGTTCCGGGGGGCCCTGCTCGACCACTGCGGCGACGAGGCCGAGGTGGTGCGCGAGGTGGCGATCACCGTGGTGCACGAGATCGCCCACCACTTCGGGATCGCCGAGGAGCGGCTGCACGAGCTCGGCTGGGGCTGA